A window from Populus trichocarpa isolate Nisqually-1 chromosome 3, P.trichocarpa_v4.1, whole genome shotgun sequence encodes these proteins:
- the LOC7497841 gene encoding subtilisin-like protease SBT2.5, producing the protein MGSKERERYFVFMDYDPEYERIRNDRTKRGAYELDMYLSRKHDELLANTLAHGSYKKTISLIIVDGFAVEITEDQANALRSTNGVRVVEKNQEFPN; encoded by the exons ATGGGGAGTAAAGAAAGGGAgagatattttgttttcatggacTATGATCCTGAATATGAGCGCATTCGAAATGATCG GACAAAGAGAGGAGCATATGAGCTCGACATGTATCTGAGCAGGAAGCATGATGAGTTATTGGCAAACACCCTTGCGCATGGCAGCTACAAGAAGACAATATCTTTGATCATTGTTGATGGTTTTGCAGTAGAAATCACTGAAGACCAG GCAAATGCGCTTAGATCTACTAATGGGGTGAGAGTTGTGGAGAAGAATCAAGAATTTCCGAATTAA